A portion of the Acidihalobacter yilgarnensis genome contains these proteins:
- a CDS encoding putative signal transducing protein has protein sequence MKKVYAAPDLLSAGHVRNLLEQSGIGSDLRNYYLGGGVGDLPVNECWPEIWVDDGDASRAEQLIRELQSALAAPPGPLWHCARCGEPNEGQFSECWRCGAPRSEAPQTP, from the coding sequence ATGAAAAAGGTCTATGCGGCACCGGATCTGCTTAGCGCCGGGCATGTGCGTAACCTGCTTGAACAAAGCGGCATCGGGAGCGATTTACGTAACTATTATCTCGGCGGCGGTGTGGGTGATTTGCCAGTGAACGAATGCTGGCCGGAAATCTGGGTGGACGATGGCGATGCCTCGCGTGCCGAACAGCTGATTCGCGAGCTGCAGTCGGCACTCGCAGCGCCCCCTGGCCCGCTCTGGCACTGCGCCCGCTGCGGCGAACCCAACGAAGGTCAGTTCAGCGAGTGCTGGCGCTGCGGTGCGCCTCGCTCGGAGGCGCCGCAGACCCCTTGA
- a CDS encoding Hsp20/alpha crystallin family protein, whose product MSMVRYQPFGVLNQLYREMDHAFGLPGTNGTGDEAATSDWLPSVDIKEEENAFVIHADVPGVNPKNIDIHMEDGVLTVKGERETINEEARKQYRRVERVRGQFYRRFTLPDTADQDQITARMDQGVLEVRIPKQARVLPRKIQIEG is encoded by the coding sequence ATGTCTATGGTGCGTTATCAACCCTTTGGGGTGCTCAATCAGCTTTATCGTGAAATGGACCATGCCTTCGGCCTGCCCGGCACGAATGGCACGGGCGACGAAGCGGCGACCAGCGACTGGCTGCCTTCGGTGGACATCAAGGAAGAGGAGAATGCCTTCGTGATCCACGCTGACGTGCCTGGGGTCAATCCGAAGAATATCGACATCCACATGGAGGACGGCGTGCTGACCGTCAAGGGCGAGCGCGAAACGATCAATGAGGAGGCGCGCAAGCAGTATCGTCGCGTCGAGCGGGTACGGGGGCAGTTTTACCGACGCTTCACCCTGCCCGATACCGCGGACCAGGACCAGATCACCGCGCGCATGGACCAGGGCGTGCTTGAGGTGCGGATTCCCAAGCAGGCTCGCGTGTTGCCTCGCAAGATTCAGATCGAGGGCTAG
- a CDS encoding DnaJ C-terminal domain-containing protein produces the protein MEFKDYYKILGVARDADQAEIKKAYRRLARKYHPDVSKEPEAETRFKEVNEANEVLGDVEKRRAYDRLGPSWQSGQDFRPPPGGGHTGGFGQGGFGGAGFGDGASGFSDFFESMFGAGMHQGAGARGSFRARGQDQEARLDLDLETVYHGARQTLQLAGRALNVNIPAGVAEGQRIRLSGQGQPGHGGGPAGDLYLVVHIRPHALYRLDGRDVILPLPVTPWEAALGAQVTVPTLAGKVELRVPAGSGSGRKLRLKGRGLPGQPVGDQYVELHIETPPVETDAHRDFYERMRQELPFDPRAHLA, from the coding sequence ATGGAATTCAAGGATTATTACAAGATTCTCGGGGTCGCGCGGGATGCCGATCAGGCCGAGATCAAGAAGGCTTATCGGCGCCTAGCCCGTAAATACCACCCGGACGTGAGCAAGGAGCCAGAGGCTGAGACACGCTTCAAGGAGGTCAACGAGGCCAATGAGGTACTCGGCGATGTCGAGAAACGACGCGCCTATGACCGGCTTGGACCCAGTTGGCAGTCCGGTCAGGATTTCCGTCCACCGCCGGGTGGAGGACATACCGGCGGTTTCGGTCAGGGCGGATTTGGTGGCGCCGGCTTTGGCGATGGCGCTAGCGGCTTCAGCGATTTTTTCGAGTCTATGTTCGGGGCCGGGATGCACCAGGGCGCGGGCGCACGGGGCAGTTTCCGCGCGCGCGGCCAGGATCAGGAGGCACGCCTGGATCTGGATCTGGAAACCGTCTATCACGGCGCTCGCCAGACCCTCCAGCTCGCTGGCAGAGCGTTGAACGTAAATATTCCGGCCGGCGTGGCCGAGGGGCAACGTATTCGCCTGTCCGGTCAAGGCCAGCCCGGCCACGGTGGTGGGCCCGCTGGAGATTTGTACCTTGTGGTGCATATACGCCCACATGCTCTGTACCGGCTGGATGGACGCGACGTGATCCTGCCTTTGCCGGTTACGCCGTGGGAAGCGGCCCTCGGCGCGCAAGTCACGGTGCCGACGCTCGCCGGCAAGGTCGAGTTACGCGTGCCCGCCGGTTCCGGTTCCGGGCGCAAGCTGCGTCTCAAGGGGCGTGGACTGCCGGGGCAGCCAGTCGGAGATCAGTATGTCGAGCTGCATATCGAAACCCCGCCGGTCGAGACGGATGCGCATCGGGATTTTTATGAGCGCATGCGTCAGGAGCTACCCTTCGACCCACGCGCACATCTTGCCTAG
- a CDS encoding DegQ family serine endoprotease: MSLSLPAFAELPPVVDGHQVPSLAPMLSKILPAVVNISARGEVKVHNPLLDNPQFRRYFGLPDVPEEQRVEELGSGVIINAAKGYVLTNNHVVKDAQKITVTLRDGRQFDARLIGRDKATDIAILQIPAGHLTQLPLGDSTRLRVGDYVVAIGNPFGLGQTVTSGIVSALGRSGLGIESYEDFIQTDAPINPGNSGGALVDLHGHLVGINTAILGPDGANIGIGFAIPVNMAIDVMDQLVKYGRVERGRIGIAAQNLTPALAKAFGVKQTQGAIIAQVQPDSPATKAGLKAGDIVIEVNGRKVHDAAQMRNIFGLLRIGTEVKMQVLRHDRPMTFSVVIAKPTQTTVAGARINPLLAGATLGEVPAELARQAKLHGVAVMAVQAGSPAEHGGLLKGDVIQSVNQVPVGDMSTFVREIKRHPKSLLFNVRRGNGALFISLGG; the protein is encoded by the coding sequence ATGTCCTTGTCGCTCCCGGCCTTCGCCGAACTACCGCCGGTGGTCGACGGGCATCAGGTGCCCTCGCTGGCACCCATGTTGAGCAAGATTCTCCCGGCCGTGGTGAACATCTCGGCGCGCGGCGAGGTGAAGGTACACAATCCGCTGCTCGACAACCCTCAGTTCCGGCGGTATTTCGGGCTACCGGACGTACCTGAGGAGCAGCGGGTCGAGGAACTCGGTTCCGGCGTCATCATCAATGCCGCCAAGGGTTATGTGTTGACCAACAACCACGTGGTCAAGGATGCCCAGAAGATCACCGTTACCTTGCGCGACGGCCGACAGTTCGATGCCCGTCTGATCGGTCGTGACAAGGCGACCGACATCGCCATCCTGCAGATTCCGGCCGGGCACTTGACGCAGCTACCGCTGGGCGATTCCACGCGCCTGCGCGTCGGCGATTATGTCGTCGCCATCGGCAATCCCTTCGGGCTTGGCCAGACGGTGACATCCGGTATTGTCTCTGCACTGGGTCGTAGCGGCCTGGGTATCGAGTCGTACGAAGACTTCATCCAGACCGATGCACCGATCAATCCGGGTAATTCCGGCGGCGCACTGGTGGATCTGCATGGCCATCTGGTGGGTATCAATACCGCAATCCTCGGCCCCGACGGCGCCAATATCGGTATCGGTTTCGCCATTCCCGTGAACATGGCCATCGACGTCATGGACCAGCTGGTCAAATATGGGCGCGTCGAGCGCGGGCGCATCGGTATCGCCGCGCAGAATCTCACGCCGGCACTGGCCAAGGCGTTTGGTGTCAAGCAAACGCAAGGCGCGATTATTGCCCAGGTCCAGCCCGATTCGCCCGCGACCAAGGCCGGGCTGAAGGCCGGTGATATCGTGATCGAGGTCAATGGCCGCAAGGTTCACGATGCCGCACAGATGCGCAATATCTTTGGCCTGCTGCGTATTGGCACCGAGGTCAAGATGCAGGTACTTCGTCACGACCGGCCCATGACGTTCTCGGTGGTCATTGCCAAGCCGACGCAAACTACCGTTGCCGGTGCGCGCATCAATCCGCTGCTTGCTGGCGCGACCCTGGGCGAGGTGCCGGCGGAGCTGGCGCGGCAAGCCAAGCTGCATGGCGTGGCCGTGATGGCGGTTCAGGCCGGCTCCCCGGCGGAACACGGGGGGCTGCTGAAGGGCGACGTGATTCAGTCGGTGAATCAGGTGCCGGTGGGCGATATGTCGACCTTCGTGCGTGAGATCAAGCGTCACCCGAAGTCGCTGTTGTTCAACGTACGGCGCGGTAATGGTGCCTTGTTTATCTCCCTCGGCGGTTGA
- a CDS encoding molybdenum cofactor biosynthesis protein MoaE, whose amino-acid sequence MSCVRLEKTGFDPWMSLAAYTAEHRLDDGRVGATSAFVGTMRDFNVGDNVCELFLEHYPGMTERELGVIVGEAEARWPLTDCLVIHRVGRLLPGEPIVLTAAWSAHRAAAFEACRHLMEALKHRAPFWKRETLDDGTQRWVEQNTPG is encoded by the coding sequence ATGTCCTGCGTCCGACTTGAAAAAACGGGCTTCGACCCATGGATGTCGCTGGCGGCATACACCGCCGAGCACCGGCTCGATGACGGACGCGTCGGCGCCACGTCCGCGTTCGTCGGTACCATGCGCGACTTCAATGTCGGCGACAACGTCTGCGAGCTGTTTCTCGAACACTATCCTGGCATGACGGAGCGCGAACTCGGCGTGATCGTCGGCGAGGCGGAAGCGCGCTGGCCGCTGACCGACTGCCTGGTGATTCACCGTGTCGGACGGCTACTGCCCGGCGAGCCGATCGTACTCACCGCAGCCTGGTCGGCGCACCGTGCCGCAGCCTTCGAGGCCTGCCGCCACCTGATGGAGGCGCTCAAGCACCGCGCGCCCTTCTGGAAGCGGGAAACCCTCGACGACGGCACCCAACGCTGGGTGGAGCAGAACACCCCGGGTTAA
- the moaD gene encoding molybdopterin converting factor subunit 1, which produces MSITVRYFASLRERVGRGEDRIEFAGITTVADVWAKVAPGADADARVLAALNQEYVASSHPVADGDEVAFFPPVTGG; this is translated from the coding sequence ATGAGCATCACTGTCCGCTATTTCGCCAGCCTGCGCGAACGCGTGGGGCGCGGCGAGGATCGTATCGAATTCGCCGGCATCACGACCGTGGCTGACGTATGGGCCAAGGTCGCACCGGGTGCCGACGCCGATGCGCGCGTTCTGGCCGCACTCAACCAGGAGTATGTCGCCTCCAGCCACCCGGTGGCCGACGGCGACGAGGTCGCCTTCTTCCCACCGGTCACGGGCGGCTGA
- the moaC gene encoding cyclic pyranopterin monophosphate synthase MoaC has product MNELTHFDRKGQAHMVDVGGKAETHRVAVAEGRILMRSQTLDLIRQGGHKKGDVLGIARIAGIMGAKRTADLIPLCHPLALTHVELDFRIDGEEFSVRCRCRAETRGRTGVEMEALTAVQIALLTIYDMCKAVDRGMSIDGVRLIRKSGGKSGDWGDDTPSEPA; this is encoded by the coding sequence ATGAACGAATTGACCCACTTCGACCGCAAGGGCCAGGCACATATGGTCGACGTCGGCGGCAAGGCCGAGACGCACCGCGTGGCTGTTGCCGAGGGGCGCATCCTCATGCGCTCTCAGACGCTCGACCTGATCCGCCAAGGCGGGCATAAGAAGGGTGACGTGCTAGGCATTGCTCGCATCGCGGGCATCATGGGTGCCAAGCGCACAGCCGACCTCATACCCTTGTGCCATCCATTGGCCTTGACCCACGTGGAGCTGGATTTTCGCATCGACGGCGAGGAATTCAGCGTGCGCTGCCGTTGTCGCGCCGAGACGCGCGGGCGCACCGGTGTCGAGATGGAGGCACTGACTGCGGTGCAGATCGCCCTGCTTACCATCTATGACATGTGCAAGGCAGTGGACCGGGGCATGAGCATCGACGGCGTACGCCTGATACGTAAGTCCGGTGGCAAGAGCGGCGATTGGGGTGATGACACTCCCAGCGAGCCCGCCTAG
- a CDS encoding arsenate-mycothiol transferase ArsC: protein MRGDGSPNFRRQPHILIIDAHNSDRSQMAEAFMRQEANGLVEVCSAGMQSKPLSRQTVQVMEEVGLDIRRQQEKLISRDRLLWADVIIIISDPDETLHAAVPSSATEKRWLIAAPRIEGDDDGDDGLDAYRTTRDQIRQRVDALVKSMRLFYGRSRPQ, encoded by the coding sequence ATGCGCGGTGATGGCTCCCCAAATTTCCGCCGTCAGCCGCATATCCTGATCATTGACGCGCACAACAGTGATCGTTCGCAAATGGCCGAGGCCTTCATGCGACAGGAAGCCAATGGCCTCGTCGAGGTTTGCTCCGCCGGCATGCAGAGCAAACCGTTGAGCCGGCAGACTGTCCAGGTGATGGAAGAGGTCGGTCTCGATATTCGCCGGCAGCAGGAAAAACTCATCTCCCGCGACCGCCTGCTCTGGGCCGATGTGATCATCATCATCAGCGACCCGGACGAAACGCTGCACGCCGCGGTGCCCTCAAGCGCGACCGAGAAACGCTGGCTCATCGCCGCGCCCAGAATCGAGGGCGACGACGATGGGGACGATGGGCTCGACGCCTACCGAACGACCCGCGATCAGATACGACAGCGCGTCGACGCATTGGTCAAGTCGATGCGGCTATTTTACGGGCGCAGCCGTCCGCAGTAG
- a CDS encoding AsmA family protein, whose protein sequence is MKWIKRLFLLAVVILLLAVVGLAAFVMTFNPNDYKPRIEQLVKEKTGRTLSIDGQMHLTIYPRLGLRLAKVSLSNPAGFNTQAPFASIDRLDLDVELMPLLSHKLVVDKVVLSGLDVNLVRQADGRTNWQGLAGAASASAPAGAAKPAEPGAAGMVAGAPFALAVAGVDIQRARITLDDKLVGRHLVVAPLNLSVGHLAPGRSAPLSLDFHIEDSKPALGLDGRLSANLSADLAAARYQLNDMNLKLSAKGAAMPKGALDTVVQGSLDVDLAKDGRIALKPLKVTVNGSHLTGNIDITDLAHPHIGFALALDQLDVDQYLPPPPTAAKSGVGSSTAAPVPWSDKPLQIPLGELRRVNADGSLSIGQLTARKLKLSQVRLALSARNGLLRVTDMSAGLYGGTFKGEANLDARRATPTIAVKAALSGIRIGDFLKDYAGDSYLTGKTDLQADLQTRGDSERALVNALDGKLSLAVHDGSIQRSRLADQIQSVLIKVRELRQGSPVGAPGSETKFASLTATGQVKAGVIDNRDMALNAIRFAANGSGTVSLPKREIDYALRFTQANGKGTPIPLLIRGPLHHPGYEIDLKSMAKDVLRQRLDQEKQKAGDQLKQRLEKAVPGLKGLFK, encoded by the coding sequence ATGAAATGGATCAAGCGCCTGTTCCTGCTGGCAGTCGTCATCCTGTTGCTGGCCGTGGTCGGTCTCGCCGCGTTCGTGATGACCTTCAATCCCAACGATTACAAGCCTCGCATCGAGCAGTTGGTCAAGGAAAAGACCGGGCGTACGTTGAGTATCGACGGTCAGATGCACTTGACGATCTACCCGCGTCTGGGTCTGCGCCTTGCCAAGGTGAGCCTCAGCAATCCGGCCGGTTTCAATACGCAGGCACCTTTCGCCAGTATCGACCGCCTCGACCTCGACGTTGAGCTGATGCCTTTGCTGAGTCATAAGCTGGTGGTCGACAAGGTGGTGCTGAGTGGATTGGACGTCAACCTGGTTCGCCAAGCCGACGGTCGTACCAATTGGCAGGGACTGGCGGGCGCCGCCTCCGCGTCCGCGCCGGCAGGTGCCGCGAAACCTGCCGAACCCGGAGCCGCCGGCATGGTTGCGGGCGCACCCTTTGCGCTGGCAGTGGCCGGTGTCGACATCCAGCGCGCGCGGATCACCCTGGACGACAAACTGGTTGGCCGACATCTCGTGGTGGCGCCGCTGAATCTGAGCGTGGGTCATCTGGCACCGGGTCGCAGCGCACCTCTGTCGCTGGATTTCCACATCGAGGACAGCAAGCCCGCATTGGGATTGGATGGGCGTCTGAGCGCCAATCTGAGCGCCGATCTTGCGGCGGCCCGCTATCAGTTGAACGACATGAATCTCAAGTTATCCGCCAAGGGCGCTGCGATGCCGAAGGGCGCGCTCGACACGGTGGTCCAGGGTAGCCTGGATGTCGATCTGGCCAAGGATGGGCGGATCGCGCTCAAGCCCCTCAAGGTCACCGTGAACGGTAGCCATTTGACCGGGAATATCGACATTACCGATCTTGCACATCCGCACATCGGCTTTGCCCTGGCGCTGGATCAGCTCGACGTCGATCAATATCTGCCGCCACCACCCACTGCGGCCAAAAGCGGTGTCGGCAGCTCGACCGCAGCCCCTGTGCCCTGGTCGGATAAACCGCTGCAGATTCCGCTTGGCGAGCTGAGACGGGTAAACGCGGACGGTAGCTTGAGCATCGGCCAACTCACCGCGCGCAAGCTCAAGCTAAGCCAGGTCAGGCTCGCACTGAGCGCGCGTAACGGCCTCTTGCGCGTAACCGACATGAGCGCAGGTCTGTACGGTGGCACGTTCAAGGGCGAGGCCAACCTCGATGCGCGCCGGGCGACGCCGACGATAGCGGTAAAGGCCGCGCTGAGTGGGATACGGATCGGCGATTTTCTCAAGGATTATGCGGGCGACAGCTACCTCACCGGCAAGACCGATCTGCAGGCAGATCTGCAGACTCGGGGTGATTCGGAGCGCGCGCTGGTCAATGCCCTGGATGGCAAGCTGTCGCTGGCAGTGCACGACGGTTCGATCCAGCGCTCACGCTTGGCCGATCAGATCCAGTCGGTGCTGATCAAGGTGCGCGAGTTGCGTCAGGGCAGCCCAGTCGGCGCGCCCGGAAGCGAAACCAAGTTCGCCTCACTGACCGCGACGGGGCAGGTCAAGGCCGGCGTGATCGACAATCGTGACATGGCGCTCAATGCGATTCGTTTTGCGGCCAACGGTAGCGGTACGGTTAGCCTGCCCAAACGAGAAATCGACTACGCGCTACGCTTCACACAGGCCAACGGCAAGGGCACGCCGATTCCATTGCTGATACGCGGCCCCCTGCATCATCCGGGCTATGAGATTGATCTCAAATCGATGGCCAAAGACGTACTACGGCAGCGTTTGGATCAGGAAAAGCAGAAGGCCGGTGACCAGCTCAAGCAGCGGCTGGAAAAGGCCGTGCCCGGCTTGAAGGGTCTGTTTAAGTAG
- a CDS encoding SRPBCC family protein, whose product MDLQLRVLIDAPVARVASILNDPDDLAHLLPGATSVRILPGAPSGSQRLSVQLQGCLLFFCPSLTDVMDLRRERSGFVGDTVPALSDFSAGQMSWRYLAEPGDRTLLYLHAHLVPRIWVPPLIGPYLIETKVENQMKTTVRRLERAAKGGPLRVPHRPEPINIPGFNF is encoded by the coding sequence TTGGATTTACAACTGCGGGTATTGATCGATGCCCCGGTCGCCCGTGTGGCCTCAATTCTCAACGACCCCGATGACTTGGCTCATCTGCTGCCCGGTGCGACCTCGGTTCGCATCCTGCCCGGTGCTCCATCGGGTAGCCAACGGCTGAGTGTCCAACTGCAAGGCTGTCTGCTGTTTTTCTGCCCGAGTCTGACCGATGTGATGGATCTACGCCGCGAGCGCAGCGGCTTCGTCGGGGACACCGTGCCAGCCCTCAGTGACTTCAGCGCCGGGCAAATGAGCTGGCGTTATCTGGCCGAGCCGGGGGATCGCACGCTGCTCTATCTGCATGCGCACCTGGTGCCGAGGATATGGGTGCCGCCGCTGATCGGTCCCTATCTGATCGAAACCAAGGTTGAGAATCAAATGAAAACGACCGTCAGACGTCTGGAACGTGCCGCAAAGGGCGGGCCGCTGCGCGTCCCGCACCGGCCGGAGCCGATCAATATTCCCGGCTTCAATTTTTGA
- the mutY gene encoding A/G-specific adenine glycosylase: MRKTFSQRVLGWWRLHGRKDLPWQRDPTPYRVWVSEIMLQQTQVNTVIGYFDRFMTRFPTLEDLAAAPLDEVLELWTGLGYYARARNLHRAAQNAIARHAGLPQSLEALVALPGIGRSTAGAVLALAHGAHATILDGNVKRVLARHGGVDGWPGEPAVMRGLWSLAEALTPSRQAGPYAQAMMDLGATLCTRSRPNCEVCPVNADCIAMREGRQADWPTPKPRKTLPERQIWMLLLRDHEGAVFLERRPPSGIWGGLWSLPEVATRAEADARAYALAGGRPACWRALDPIRHTFTHFRLNIHPLTGRLHGPAALGVKDAAQVWYKPGQPPPGGMPAPVVSLLEQPERAIAINHEDTNI; encoded by the coding sequence ATGCGCAAAACATTCAGTCAACGCGTACTCGGATGGTGGCGCCTGCACGGGCGCAAAGACCTGCCCTGGCAGCGCGACCCGACCCCCTATCGCGTGTGGGTCTCCGAGATTATGCTGCAGCAGACCCAGGTGAATACCGTGATCGGTTATTTCGATCGCTTTATGACGCGTTTCCCCACGCTCGAAGACCTCGCCGCCGCACCTCTCGACGAAGTGCTTGAGTTGTGGACCGGGCTTGGTTACTACGCCCGGGCACGTAATCTGCATCGCGCCGCGCAAAACGCCATCGCGCGCCATGCCGGTCTGCCGCAGAGCCTTGAGGCATTGGTCGCCCTGCCGGGCATCGGCCGCTCCACGGCTGGCGCGGTACTGGCGCTGGCCCATGGTGCGCACGCGACCATTCTCGACGGCAACGTCAAGCGTGTCCTCGCGCGTCACGGCGGCGTTGACGGTTGGCCTGGCGAGCCAGCCGTGATGCGCGGATTGTGGTCACTTGCCGAGGCGTTGACCCCATCCCGGCAAGCCGGCCCCTATGCGCAGGCCATGATGGATCTGGGTGCGACGCTTTGCACGCGCAGCCGACCGAATTGCGAGGTTTGCCCCGTCAATGCCGATTGCATTGCCATGCGCGAAGGTAGGCAAGCCGATTGGCCGACGCCCAAACCACGCAAGACACTACCCGAGCGTCAGATCTGGATGCTGCTGCTGCGTGATCATGAGGGTGCCGTGTTCCTGGAGCGACGGCCGCCCAGCGGCATCTGGGGCGGGCTTTGGAGCTTGCCCGAGGTCGCCACGCGCGCCGAAGCCGATGCGCGCGCATACGCCCTCGCCGGCGGCCGACCGGCGTGCTGGCGGGCACTCGATCCCATACGCCACACATTCACCCACTTCCGCTTGAACATCCACCCGCTGACCGGGCGATTGCATGGCCCTGCTGCCTTGGGGGTGAAAGACGCGGCCCAGGTCTGGTATAAACCGGGACAACCGCCACCCGGAGGCATGCCCGCCCCGGTGGTATCCCTGCTGGAGCAGCCCGAGCGGGCCATAGCGATAAACCACGAGGACACAAACATATGA
- a CDS encoding oxidative damage protection protein has protein sequence MTRMVQCAYLGKEGEGLDRPTYPGELGKRVYEQISKEAWQLWLRHQTMLINEYRLSPVDPKARKFLEEEMDKFLFGGEVSKPEGYVPPA, from the coding sequence ATGACACGCATGGTGCAGTGTGCCTACCTGGGCAAGGAAGGCGAAGGCCTTGACCGCCCCACCTATCCGGGAGAACTCGGCAAACGGGTCTACGAACAGATTTCCAAGGAGGCCTGGCAGCTTTGGCTGCGCCACCAGACCATGCTCATCAACGAATATCGTCTGAGCCCGGTCGACCCCAAGGCACGCAAGTTTCTTGAGGAAGAAATGGACAAATTTCTCTTCGGCGGTGAGGTGAGCAAGCCAGAAGGCTACGTGCCTCCCGCTTGA
- a CDS encoding ComEC/Rec2 family competence protein has product MNELLAMVDSYTGSVAPHQLELAGLNVRIYHNDYPAFTDTNNLSLLTFLDVGNVSFVLGGDLERPGWLRLLINPEIRALLSRVDVFVASHHGRESGYCAEVFNYCKPRLVVMSDGPIQYDTQRMSTTYANHASGELFTTASGQEVRKVVTTRSDGNIFWDL; this is encoded by the coding sequence ATGAACGAGCTGCTAGCCATGGTCGACTCCTACACCGGGAGCGTTGCGCCGCACCAACTGGAGCTGGCCGGCCTGAATGTCAGGATTTACCATAATGACTACCCCGCCTTCACCGACACAAACAATCTGAGTTTGCTCACGTTCCTCGACGTTGGCAACGTCTCGTTCGTACTTGGTGGTGACCTTGAGCGTCCGGGGTGGTTGCGACTACTCATCAATCCGGAAATCCGCGCACTACTCAGCCGTGTCGATGTGTTCGTTGCATCGCATCACGGACGCGAAAGCGGCTACTGTGCCGAAGTCTTCAACTACTGCAAGCCTCGCCTTGTCGTGATGTCTGATGGTCCGATTCAGTACGATACTCAGCGAATGTCGACTACATACGCCAACCATGCTTCTGGTGAATTATTTACGACGGCATCTGGCCAAGAAGTGCGCAAAGTTGTGACCACGAGAAGTGATGGGAACATCTTTTGGGACCTGTAG
- a CDS encoding ComEC/Rec2 family competence protein, producing MATIHFLNVKDGDCSIIEHNSGNKTVIDVCNARLLEPAVEAIMAATAKSTRGINGNFQQKQYPVNPINYLRDRGIRSIFRYIQTHPDMDHMDGIESLFNAFSPTNFWDTANTKEMLASSWQSSPYREADWKFYKGLRDNDPDDEPNRLTLYSGARGKYYNQESDGGGGGDGLRILAPTKEHVTKANEIDEDYNRCSYVVLYQTNGHRIVFGGDSHDETWDHILAHHKADVTNIDLLVAPHHGRKSGRSYEFLDTLTPTLTFFGNARSEHLAYGAWRSRGLSIVTNNQANCMVVDASTNPMTLYVTHEHFARSVNSNTFYSNFFKGWHVGPITESLIP from the coding sequence GTGGCAACGATTCACTTCCTAAATGTCAAGGATGGTGACTGCTCTATCATTGAGCATAATTCCGGCAATAAGACCGTAATCGATGTGTGCAATGCACGTCTGCTAGAGCCTGCCGTGGAAGCAATCATGGCCGCCACAGCAAAGTCTACGCGTGGCATTAACGGGAACTTTCAGCAGAAGCAATACCCGGTGAACCCTATCAACTATTTGCGCGACCGAGGTATAAGAAGCATATTTCGGTACATCCAGACGCACCCGGATATGGACCACATGGACGGAATTGAATCGCTGTTCAATGCGTTCAGTCCTACCAACTTCTGGGATACTGCCAATACTAAAGAGATGCTGGCCTCAAGCTGGCAGAGTTCGCCATACCGAGAGGCGGACTGGAAATTCTACAAGGGCTTGCGAGACAACGACCCAGATGACGAGCCCAATCGCCTCACGCTCTACTCCGGTGCGCGCGGGAAGTATTACAACCAAGAAAGCGATGGAGGAGGTGGGGGAGACGGTCTCCGAATTCTTGCGCCAACGAAGGAGCACGTAACTAAGGCCAACGAAATTGACGAGGACTATAATCGCTGCTCCTACGTGGTTCTCTATCAAACCAATGGACACCGAATAGTCTTCGGCGGAGATTCGCACGACGAAACTTGGGATCACATCCTCGCTCATCACAAGGCCGACGTCACTAACATCGATCTTCTTGTTGCGCCTCATCACGGTCGGAAATCAGGGCGTTCGTACGAGTTTCTCGATACGCTCACGCCAACTCTGACCTTCTTCGGCAACGCCCGATCCGAGCACCTCGCGTACGGCGCCTGGCGCAGCAGAGGGCTCTCAATTGTTACAAATAACCAAGCAAACTGCATGGTCGTCGATGCAAGCACCAACCCGATGACCCTATATGTCACTCACGAACACTTCGCACGTAGTGTCAATTCGAACACGTTCTACAGTAATTTCTTCAAAGGGTGGCATGTCGGACCCATAACTGAGAGTCTCATCCCGTGA